The DNA sequence TTCATTATTATCACCAATTGTTTCTACTTCTACAATTTTCTCCACAACACTAGCAATCTTATTACTCTGTTTTGGGGTGTGTGGAACATCGACTAACTCATCAAGGTCAAAATGATCAACATAAAGGTCTATCCTACCATAGGGCTTAGATAATGCTACCAAATCTCTGACAGATACATCATCATAAATTAATCTAGTCCCATCTTTAAAGCTGTGACCATCACACTTAAAATATACCAAAGCATTCACATCATATTCATATTTTACAGCAAAATCTTCAAGATCCCGAAACGATAACAAATCACTATCAAAATCTTTAATAACTTCAGTTCTACCCCCAACATAAGTGACAGTAGGAGGAGGTGTGAAATCACCGTGATGGTGAAGATATATAGTGGTAGACATGCTGTGAAAACACAAAATAACACATAAATATACACCTACATACATATAAAATCAAATGCACACATACATACATCTCAACACATACATGAGTTCATATATTGAACAACACGGACATACCTTTTACTGCAGAGATTGAAGATGTAGGTTGGTAATCCAACTCCTAAACGCCCTCAATCGACCAATTTTATGAATGATCTAACCCTCAAttaactgattttataattaggGTTTTTTTCCCCAATTCTCCACTCGCACCTAATTGCTCTCTGTTTGTTTTATGACAGTTTATATTTCTTTTTCCCTATTATAATTCCTCCTGCTTAGTTGGCGTACACGTAAACCGCCACCTGTTGCCATGTCACTCCACGTGTAACTTCCGTTACGACTGTAACGTCTCCCGTCAAGTCAACAACGAAGACTAACGGGCCTATCATTACTTGCAACTACAGTGCAAGTGAGACGCCGGTAGCTTGAGTGTGTTTTCTGATATGTGCCCTTCAGTTCAGTGACCATATTGAGATTTAACCCATTTCGAAGGGGCTAGGAACCTGTGGCAACTTAAATTATAAAACGATGTTATATTTATATCAAGGTGTTCTTATCAGAATCTATGCTACGAAACGGGGAGCAATACAAAGCCAATGTTTCAGGCTAAACAACAATTGATGTTCATTAATACATATGTTTTCTCCAATGATTCAATAAGAAAGCACAATATAAGTTTAAATAAGCCCCCAGTTGGATGTCTTCAATAAGTATAGACCTTAGAACACCGTTAGAGCAGTCTGGAGTTATAAATATTATGTTGAACTATAACTTACATTGCCCTTCACATAAAGGTCTATGCTACCTAACTGCAACCGTGAAGTTGCTAGCACATCTCGAACCGATAGAAACCTTATTCTGCCATTCATATTGCTGATTAGGATATTTAGATTGTTCAACAATTCGCCTTTCAAAAAGAAAAGATTGTTCTACAATTCTTTTGTGTTTAAAATTTTTGTTCACGTACCTGAATGTATTTGACAAGATAGGTTGTACTGCAATCTTGTATGTTTTCCGCTGGAATCGATTTACGAAAATTTGATTAGTCTGTTCATCCAAAGTATGCCAGGTCAAACCACCATCCTTACTTCCTTCTAAAATCCTGCAATAATATTAGAAAAAGCATTTCACAACTTCAATTTTGTTATAGTGAAGCACCAAAAGGACCTGACCTGTGTAGTTGCACAAGATACAGAACTAAACCacttattgatttaccaaaaatGCTATCATGGCCTGTTTGGAAAActggatttcatttgaaattctgAATTTGATCAAATAAGCTGTTTAggaatttggatttggatttcagacattcaaatattagtataaacataagaatttgaaatgacaacTCAAATCCTGTTATTTAAAATTCCGCATTTGAGATGAAATACAAGTTTACAAACGCCCTTTTAAGGAAATCATGTACGCTACAATAGAAATATCCAGCCATTCAATAGCTTAAAATGAAGTTGAGTGAAATTTATTGCATGTTTATCAAGTAAAAAAGAGGATTTTTAAAAAgaggtttcgcttattaataaaggttattaaaGAAATGAATTAGGAGgctgttggacttgctcttacATTACTGAAAAATTCGATGACCAGGGCACTTATAACAACAAAGAGGATTTTTAGGTCTTCCATATGGAAAACAGAAAGTCACATTTACGTCTAAATTTCTGAAGGTTGTCCCGAAAATATCCTAAATGATCTCAAGCAGGGACGATCTTGAACCTTCTCCAAGACTCCAACCTATTTCATGTTTAACAAAGAATCTGCATACAAGTAGTTTTTCCCCAAGATGCATAGTACAAGTTTGATACAGAAAACAACAAAGGCCTTAAAGGAGAACAAGGGAACCCTTCATAAAGGCATCTTATAGCTGACATATTACTCAACCATGGAAGATATCAAAGATTAGCCAGCCTGAAGAAAACTACACTGTACCAGTTCATTGGATCCCTTTCAGGGGCGTCATTGGCTGACATCAACTCATATGCCACAAGTTCATGGAACTGATTTTCCGGTGTTTTGTAAATTATCCAACAACCTGGTAAATGTCATTGTTAATTGACAGATATTGGCAATCACATAAGCAATACCTTCTTACAAGAAAAGACAGAATTGACAATCAAGAGGTAATTATAATTTATTCAAATGTAGATGATATCTAATTAGTAAGCTGGTCTACTGCTCTATAGATTCTTAGATTATGCCTGTGTTCAAATTCGACTCTTTGGACCATTTTCTGTACATTTTCCAAAAAGAAAATCAAAACATTTAATGCAACTTAATAAATTTTGTAACATATTGGTAATTTCAAACTCCATATGTTCTGCacaaattaatatattaattacTGTTTTGTAAATGTGTCTATTTAATTGATTGCTGAAATAAATGAACAAaaatttttgatttaatttttaCAGAATCTGGTCTAAATATaaatttttacaaaaaatattaattttaaaaacttGTTATTGAATCAAAAATAATGTGTACACTCATTTAACTCGAGAAATGTTTTATAAACAATATTGTACTGAGAAAGGTATCGTTTTCAGATAATGAATGTTCAATCTCTGCAGGTTCGATTTTGGAATAATTATTATCTAAACATGCGTAGAAAAATAGACATCTTAATGGAAATATGTGTATTAAACCCTATTCTACCTAAGTAATTTTGATGCATAATATCAAATATTAAAAAGAGGAAAACAGACAATTTCAAAATAAGAGAATGTTTGTATCTCTGAACCACCACATTAATACCACATGGAAGCAGCAAACATTTGAACATTAAGATACGGTCTTTTCTTTTGGTcctttaatatttttatatttttccaAAACTATCCACACCTTACTCCAATGTTAATGAGGTCTTTACCTACACATATTTTGGGTGACCGTAAATAGTTGCCATAAAAGCTACAGAAGAATGTTCATTTATAAATATGCCGAGTTATTTAGTTGGTTTGATGGTCCAGTACCATAAACTTTGATAAGTTAAGGATTTGACTACTGTCTCATTTGGTAAATTAAATATGAAATTTCAAATTTCCTGATTTTTAAGTGTTCGTAGAATTTGGTCTTTAATCTAACTATTGTTACAGAAATCTAAAAGATTTGGTCATTTAAAATGTACATAACTGATCTCTCATGCACTCTAATACATTGTATTTAGTCAATTTTTAAATTCTTCCAATTCAAATCTATATACCTAATTCAAAACCCTGATACAGGTACTTATATTGTATTCTCCTATTTAAGTACTCGGACATATAACATACATAAACCTTACCTTTAGCACCATTTGGTTCCTCCCATTTGGTCATGCGAGTTCCATCGAATGCAGAAGTGACCTGAAATTGTTCGATAACAGAAAAAAGAATGGTTataaatataaatcatattagaATTAAAAGTTAAAACAGTGCTTTAAACACAAATCGGAGGAAACTTACAATTCCAAAAGGAAGCTCTTCACTACTAGCAAGAACCGTACCAGAGCATAATCTGTTCAACTTCAAGAGTGGCCAAGCCAGAGACTCTCTAGTAAATTTATCACTGTGGTTGACATTTTGAATTACATCATCAAGGGCGTGAAACACAACAGGTAAAGCCAGAGCAGTTTTGACAGGGTCAGCAGCCAAACATACATCAACTTTCCGGATTGCATCAGTTTCAGTCTTCAAATAAAGAGCATCAAACAATTCACCCAGACACGGCAAAGTCTTACTTACGAACTGTTTTGCATCACTGGAGGCCAAATCTATGGAAGTTCTTCTCTTTCTAAAAGGGGACTTTTTAATATTCGCCAATATTCTCTTTATTACATTGAGGATTTCAACAGTCTTAGATTTGCTATAAGACTGATCAACCATGTGAAGAAGGAGAGGATAAAATGCATTGTAAATCTTTGTGACATGCTCATCAATACATTCTCGGACTGGGCAAGAAGAGGTGCTTAAAGAGCTAATCCCATTGGGACCAATTTCTGATCTTAGCAACCGCCATTCTTTATCTCCACTTAGTCTCCCAGGTAAGGAGATAAAAGAATCATCTTTTGAATACAAATCCTTCTCCAGTGCATCTGCTTCTTTATTGTAACGCTCTTCAAGTTCAGAACGATATTGAGATGTAAAATTTTTGCGACAATCACTTCTCATATCAGAGAGAAAGGAGGAAAGAGCAGGCTCGCTAGTTAGGTTTCGGTGATGTAGAACCTTCCATGTGGAAAAAACACCAATTCCAAATTCAAAACACAGTATCTAATTTCTATGCAAGACTGAAAATATACTTTGACGAATTTGGCTTTTGATGGAAATGAGGAAATTCCAGAATTACCTCATGCCACTTTCTTGTGTAACGTTTAGTGACATCATAGGCTCCATCTCTTGCAATGGCGATTATATAGTTGAGATTTTTCTTCCAGCTTCAAGCAAATAAAAAAAGATTTTGAGAAAAAGTAGTTGTCGAGTATCAAAACTAAAATCAGATTGGCAGTGATATACCCCTTCTCATATAGTAATGGATTGTCATATATTCCCTCACACGGATCAAGATGCATCCATCTGTATTTAAAACAAAGCAAACGGCTAAGGGTGTCTGCACAGCATCTATATGTAGTAGCAATCTGGAGATAAGGTTTTACCTTCCCAGGGAAGGCAAGAAGCATTCTGTCCAAACATGATCTGTAAAATCCATGATCTGGAAAAGATGAAAGGAATATCATGTACAAGTACCAAAGTCCCATAACATTATAGCACTTGGAAGGTAAATTACTCTTTAAAGGGATTTGTTTAGCATTTATCAGTCACCCAAGCAGTAATACTATACTGTAAACAAATACGTGGCAGAAGCAGTTCTCTACTTCTCACCAAGACTCCAACTAGTTAGATTATATGTAGCGGCCCAAATGTTATCAgtaattattttatttccagGTGCCAATATCATCTTTGACCTATCTCTTTGGCCGTAATATACATGCATACAGAGCTCAAACAAGTGACCACGAGGTTAAAAACATTGAGATCTACAGAGTGATGCAGGACTGAGAAAGATGAATTTACGAACTAACAATATAATCGATAAACTTGGGTCGATGAACAGCAGAACACCCACTACCCCAAGGAGATTTTCTGATAAATCGCAACCCAAGAGACTCAAGTCAATATGTGTAACACAATCACTGTATACTAATTCAGTCAAACTTAATGTGTGAAATATATAACTTATATGatatatcagaagataaatccCTGCTAATATAACCTAATGGACTAAGGCTAGTAGCAACCAGGCTTTATTATGTTAACGATGTGATACCAATTTGTGTAGGGGAAATTTAAGGAGACAAATAGTAGTCACAAATAAATCCTCAGGTTTATCAAATATTTCACCATATCATGATCCAATTAATGTACGATTTACATCTCCTAATGTAGAAGTAAAGCCTCGTGGTAGATAGTAAGACACTAAATACATTGATTTGTAATTGAATAACTACTATCAAATATATGAATTGATAATTCTTATTTATTACCATCCAACCATATTCTACAATATTTCTAATTAtataacaaaacacttgcatgCAATTACAATTTCGCCCGCTCGACATGACTGATATTAATATTGGCCTCACACAAAGTGTTGGTCAATATATGGCCTTTTCCGGAATTTCTCTGTACAAACAAATTGAAATTACTAAGgtttttctaatttatttgaaaTCAAGGGAGTTGTAATGCTCTAAAAGATACTTTCACTGGATCTCGTAGTCAATTGTTCATCCGACTCTAGACTTATCTCCCACATCTTTCCACAAGCCTGACATCACAGAAGACAATATTTGCCACATGATCATGCATCCCCCAAAAGAGTTTGCATTATGTATGAGTTGGGCAATGCGGAACATAGATGTTTTTGTTTAATCTTAGTTcattcttgctatat is a window from the Apium graveolens cultivar Ventura chromosome 1, ASM990537v1, whole genome shotgun sequence genome containing:
- the LOC141660723 gene encoding peptide-N(4)-(N-acetyl-beta-glucosaminyl)asparagine amidase isoform X4, with amino-acid sequence MAGRKLVVHHRHSTFDVEYDPNDGLEVLKFQLFSLTSIPPDEQKIFGGEGGRVVVGDTDLDLVSDKLRLVSISDVEEKEQEVVDVEKSDEEFARLLQEEEDRLMLQQVVVTEESGVIEKRIRPYINQVLMYEDPHRQDVARKSVPVETLEEKAAVAMAKVGNFTPSKSDQDYAFLLQLLFWFKTSFRCRTCSRITRFPRYSDPLKLLETRKGRCGEWANCFTLYCRAFGYDSRLIMDFTDHVWTECFLPSLGRWMHLDPCEGIYDNPLLYEKGWKKNLNYIIAIARDGAYDVTKRYTRKWHEVLHHRNLTSEPALSSFLSDMRSDCRKNFTSQYRSELEERYNKEADALEKDLYSKDDSFISLPGRLSGDKEWRLLRSEIGPNGISSLSTSSCPVRECIDEHVTKIYNAFYPLLLHMVDQSYSKSKTVEILNVIKRILANIKKSPFRKRRTSIDLASSDAKQFVSKTLPCLGELFDALYLKTETDAIRKVDVCLAADPVKTALALPVVFHALDDVIQNVNHSDKFTRESLAWPLLKLNRLCSGTVLASSEELPFGIVTSAFDGTRMTKWEEPNGAKGCWIIYKTPENQFHELVAYELMSANDAPERDPMNWILEGSKDGGLTWHTLDEQTNQIFVNRFQRKTYKIAVQPILSNTFSNMNGRIRFLSVRDVLATSRLQLGSIDLYVKGNVSYSST
- the LOC141660723 gene encoding peptide-N(4)-(N-acetyl-beta-glucosaminyl)asparagine amidase isoform X3, yielding MAGRKLVVHHRHSTFDVEYDPNDGLEVLKFQLFSLTSIPPDEQKLRLVSISDVEEKEQEVVDVEKSDEEFARLLQEEEDRLMLQQVVVTEESGVIEKRIRPYINQVLMYEDPHRQDVARKSVPVETLEEKAAVAMAKVGNFTPSKSDQDYAFLLQLLFWFKTSFRWVHAPDCDGCGNETVSHGMGVPDPSETRFGASRVELYRCRTCSRITRFPRYSDPLKLLETRKGRCGEWANCFTLYCRAFGYDSRLIMDFTDHVWTECFLPSLGRWMHLDPCEGIYDNPLLYEKGWKKNLNYIIAIARDGAYDVTKRYTRKWHEVLHHRNLTSEPALSSFLSDMRSDCRKNFTSQYRSELEERYNKEADALEKDLYSKDDSFISLPGRLSGDKEWRLLRSEIGPNGISSLSTSSCPVRECIDEHVTKIYNAFYPLLLHMVDQSYSKSKTVEILNVIKRILANIKKSPFRKRRTSIDLASSDAKQFVSKTLPCLGELFDALYLKTETDAIRKVDVCLAADPVKTALALPVVFHALDDVIQNVNHSDKFTRESLAWPLLKLNRLCSGTVLASSEELPFGIVTSAFDGTRMTKWEEPNGAKGCWIIYKTPENQFHELVAYELMSANDAPERDPMNWILEGSKDGGLTWHTLDEQTNQIFVNRFQRKTYKIAVQPILSNTFSNMNGRIRFLSVRDVLATSRLQLGSIDLYVKGNVSYSST
- the LOC141660723 gene encoding peptide-N(4)-(N-acetyl-beta-glucosaminyl)asparagine amidase isoform X2, yielding MAGRKLVVHHRHSTFDVEYDPNDGLEVLKFQLFSLTSIPPDEQKIFGGEGGRVVVGDTDLDLVSDKLRLVSISDVEEKEQEVVDVEKSDEEFARLLQEEEDRLMLQQVVVTEESGVIEKRIRPYINQVLMYEDPHRQDVARKSVPVETLEEKAAVAMAKVGNFTPSKSDQDYAFLLQLLFWFKTSFRWVHAPDCDGCGNETVSHGMGVPDPSETRFGASRVELYRCRTCSRITRFPRYSDPLKLLETRKGRCGEWANCFTLYCRAFGYDSRLIMDFTDHVWTECFLPSLGRWMHLDPCEGIYDNPLLYEKGWKKNLNYIIAIARDGAYDVTKRYTRKWHEVLHHRNLTSEPALSSFLSDMRSDCRKNFTSQYRSELEERYNKEADALEKDLYSKDDSFISLPGRLSGDKEWRLLRSEIGPNGISSLSTSSCPVRECIDEHVTKIYNAFYPLLLHMVDQSYSKSKTVEILNVIKRILANIKKSPFRKRRTSIDLASSDAKQFVSKTLPCLGELFDALYLKTETDAIRKVDVCLAADPVKTALALPVVFHALDDVIQNVNHSDKFTRESLAWPLLKLNRLCSGTVLASSEELPFGIVTSAFDGTRMTKWEEPNGAKGCWIIYKTPENQFHELVAYELMSANDAPERDPMNWILEGSKDGGLTWHTLDEQTNQIFVNRFQRKTYKIAVQPILSNTFRIRFLSVRDVLATSRLQLGSIDLYVKGNVSYSST
- the LOC141660723 gene encoding peptide-N(4)-(N-acetyl-beta-glucosaminyl)asparagine amidase isoform X1, yielding MAGRKLVVHHRHSTFDVEYDPNDGLEVLKFQLFSLTSIPPDEQKIFGGEGGRVVVGDTDLDLVSDKLRLVSISDVEEKEQEVVDVEKSDEEFARLLQEEEDRLMLQQVVVTEESGVIEKRIRPYINQVLMYEDPHRQDVARKSVPVETLEEKAAVAMAKVGNFTPSKSDQDYAFLLQLLFWFKTSFRWVHAPDCDGCGNETVSHGMGVPDPSETRFGASRVELYRCRTCSRITRFPRYSDPLKLLETRKGRCGEWANCFTLYCRAFGYDSRLIMDFTDHVWTECFLPSLGRWMHLDPCEGIYDNPLLYEKGWKKNLNYIIAIARDGAYDVTKRYTRKWHEVLHHRNLTSEPALSSFLSDMRSDCRKNFTSQYRSELEERYNKEADALEKDLYSKDDSFISLPGRLSGDKEWRLLRSEIGPNGISSLSTSSCPVRECIDEHVTKIYNAFYPLLLHMVDQSYSKSKTVEILNVIKRILANIKKSPFRKRRTSIDLASSDAKQFVSKTLPCLGELFDALYLKTETDAIRKVDVCLAADPVKTALALPVVFHALDDVIQNVNHSDKFTRESLAWPLLKLNRLCSGTVLASSEELPFGIVTSAFDGTRMTKWEEPNGAKGCWIIYKTPENQFHELVAYELMSANDAPERDPMNWILEGSKDGGLTWHTLDEQTNQIFVNRFQRKTYKIAVQPILSNTFSNMNGRIRFLSVRDVLATSRLQLGSIDLYVKGNVSYSST